One window of the Maribacter algicola genome contains the following:
- a CDS encoding dihydrofolate reductase produces the protein MKAEKKIIMIAAAGEDDSLGKDNDLLWHLPDDFKRFKRLTSGHKIIMGRKTFESFPKPLPNRVHIIITRDRNYQVNCDDCLVVHSLEEAIDLIVDEEAYIIGGGEIYKQGKKYADSIELTRVHGRFNADTFFPSIDQENWELVAEEYHPTDEKHSYDFTYLTYKRKLKESNKFARPSF, from the coding sequence ATGAAGGCAGAAAAAAAAATAATCATGATTGCCGCAGCGGGTGAAGATGATTCGCTTGGAAAGGATAATGACCTCCTATGGCATCTTCCAGACGATTTTAAAAGGTTCAAGCGTTTAACTTCCGGACACAAAATCATTATGGGCAGAAAAACATTTGAAAGTTTTCCAAAGCCACTACCCAATCGGGTACATATTATTATCACTAGAGATCGAAACTACCAAGTAAATTGCGATGATTGCCTTGTTGTCCATTCTTTGGAAGAAGCAATCGACCTGATAGTGGACGAAGAAGCCTACATTATAGGAGGCGGGGAAATTTATAAACAGGGTAAAAAATATGCGGATAGTATCGAGCTTACAAGGGTACATGGTAGATTTAATGCCGATACCTTTTTTCCTTCCATAGATCAAGAAAATTGGGAGTTGGTCGCTGAGGAATACCATCCAACAGACGAGAAGCACTCATACGATTTCACCTATCTTACCTATAAAAGAAAACTTAAGGAATCAAATAAGTTCGCTCGACCTAGCTTTTAA